The following are from one region of the Melaminivora suipulveris genome:
- a CDS encoding Spy/CpxP family protein refolding chaperone: protein MTRTTRSTLVAGACAALLALAGASAAVAQQPSSPAAAFANAAAGQSAQDGHAQWRSMTPEQRQQARQQRHAQKAAALKQKLAITPDQENAWSSFQQAMQPAGQARAHGQRQDWKQLTTPERIDRMRELRTQRMAEQDRRGDAIKAFYAALKPEQQKTFDAEGTRMMGGHFGNKKGGHHGGMRHGQHSGAQSAPAQQ, encoded by the coding sequence ATGACCCGCACCACCCGCTCCACTCTCGTCGCCGGCGCCTGCGCCGCCCTGCTGGCACTGGCCGGCGCATCCGCCGCCGTGGCGCAGCAGCCCAGCTCGCCCGCGGCCGCCTTCGCCAATGCCGCCGCTGGCCAAAGCGCGCAGGACGGCCACGCCCAGTGGCGCAGCATGACGCCCGAGCAGCGCCAGCAGGCCCGCCAGCAGCGCCATGCCCAAAAGGCCGCCGCGCTCAAGCAAAAGCTGGCCATCACGCCCGACCAGGAAAACGCCTGGTCCAGCTTCCAGCAGGCCATGCAGCCCGCCGGTCAGGCCCGCGCGCACGGCCAGCGCCAGGACTGGAAGCAGCTCACCACGCCCGAACGCATCGACCGCATGCGCGAGCTGCGCACGCAGCGCATGGCCGAGCAGGACCGCCGCGGCGACGCCATCAAGGCCTTCTACGCCGCGCTCAAGCCCGAGCAGCAAAAGACTTTTGACGCTGAAGGCACACGCATGATGGGCGGCCACTTCGGCAACAAGAAAGGCGGGCACCACGGCGGCATGCGCCACGGCCAGCACTCCGGGGCGCAATCCGCGCCCGCGCAGCAGTAA
- a CDS encoding C40 family peptidase, translating into MHSSPLRPASAAALLAAALVLAGCASAPPGSGRAPAQVSRLSPEQSSDIAIHALGLVGTPYRYGGNTPEGGFDCSGLIGYVYGSRAGAPPPRTVAQLSGFGAPVDSGELRTGDLVIFGRGAPTHAGIYVGQGRFVHAPSSGGAVRLDHLQSRHWAQQNARFRRP; encoded by the coding sequence ATGCACAGCTCCCCGCTCCGCCCTGCCAGCGCCGCCGCGCTGCTGGCCGCCGCGCTCGTGCTGGCCGGCTGCGCGTCTGCCCCGCCCGGATCCGGCCGGGCGCCGGCGCAGGTCTCGCGCCTGTCGCCCGAGCAGTCCAGCGACATCGCCATTCACGCACTGGGCCTGGTCGGCACGCCCTACCGCTATGGCGGCAACACGCCCGAGGGTGGTTTTGACTGCAGCGGCCTGATCGGCTACGTCTACGGCAGCCGCGCTGGCGCGCCTCCACCGCGCACCGTGGCGCAGCTCAGCGGCTTCGGCGCGCCGGTGGACTCCGGCGAGCTGCGCACCGGCGACCTGGTCATCTTCGGCCGCGGCGCGCCCACGCATGCCGGCATCTACGTCGGCCAGGGCCGCTTCGTGCACGCGCCCTCCAGCGGCGGCGCGGTGCGGCTGGACCATTTGCAATCACGCCATTGGGCGCAGCAGAACGCGCGCTTTCGCCGGCCCTGA
- a CDS encoding GTP-binding protein, producing MPDLKVVFTGPMGAGKTTAIRGISQGQTLSTEVPISQGAQGDKRFTTVGLDYGECALGEGLVLKLFGTPGQERFRFMWDILARGAFGVVVLADNSQGEPLAQTLHYLQAFAPHLPARRMVVGVGRLHSPAAPGLDEYCAHLARHGFAQVPVIDADARRAEDVRVLLSVLVSMVEMEHA from the coding sequence ATGCCGGATCTGAAGGTGGTCTTCACCGGCCCCATGGGCGCGGGCAAGACCACCGCCATCCGGGGAATCAGCCAGGGGCAGACCCTGTCCACCGAAGTGCCCATCAGCCAGGGCGCGCAGGGCGACAAGCGCTTCACCACCGTCGGGCTGGATTACGGTGAGTGCGCGCTGGGCGAGGGCCTGGTGCTCAAGCTCTTTGGCACGCCAGGGCAGGAGCGCTTTCGTTTCATGTGGGACATCCTGGCGCGCGGCGCCTTCGGCGTGGTCGTGCTGGCTGACAACTCCCAGGGCGAGCCGCTGGCGCAGACGCTGCACTACCTGCAGGCTTTCGCGCCGCACCTGCCGGCGCGGCGCATGGTGGTCGGCGTGGGCCGGCTGCACAGCCCCGCGGCGCCGGGGCTGGACGAGTATTGCGCGCACCTGGCGCGCCACGGCTTTGCCCAGGTGCCGGTGATCGACGCCGACGCGCGCCGCGCCGAGGACGTGCGCGTGCTGCTTTCCGTGCTGGTGAGCATGGTGGAGATGGAACATGCTTGA
- a CDS encoding pyridoxamine 5'-phosphate oxidase family protein: MTTDNHPDREALFARIKDIRFGMLTHRDGQGMLHAHPLTTLNQDIDAQAQLYFFIPRGSELHERLAADSQVAVSYAKPKEDCYVSVSGTAAFIEDAARKEDLWTPMAKAWFPDGPGDPNLVLLAVHIQHAEYWDVQESKLTQLYKMATAAMTGERPKELGEHREVNL, encoded by the coding sequence ATGACCACCGACAACCATCCCGACCGCGAAGCGCTGTTTGCGCGCATCAAGGACATCCGCTTCGGCATGCTGACGCACCGCGACGGCCAGGGCATGCTGCACGCCCACCCGCTGACCACGCTGAACCAGGACATCGACGCGCAGGCGCAGCTGTACTTCTTCATCCCGCGCGGCAGCGAGCTGCACGAGCGCCTGGCGGCCGACAGCCAGGTCGCCGTGAGCTACGCCAAGCCCAAGGAAGACTGCTACGTGTCGGTCTCCGGCACGGCCGCCTTCATCGAGGACGCGGCGCGCAAGGAGGACTTGTGGACGCCCATGGCCAAGGCCTGGTTCCCCGACGGCCCGGGCGATCCGAACCTGGTGCTGCTGGCCGTGCACATCCAGCACGCCGAGTACTGGGACGTGCAGGAAAGCAAGCTGACACAGCTCTACAAGATGGCCACCGCCGCCATGACCGGCGAGCGGCCCAAGGAGCTGGGCGAACACCGCGAGGTCAATCTCTGA
- a CDS encoding recombination-associated protein RdgC: MFKNIIAYRIAEGWQPDLTAVEEALAALPFAECGATQERSAGWVPARGEAHGALAESVAGQWVLRWHSEAKVLPASVLARKVKEKAEAIERQTGRKPGKKESRELKDEAKLDLLPMAFTKQGSTWVWIDREARTLVIDAGAQGRADEITTALVEQLPGLALALIDTQTSPQAAMAHWLREQEPPAGFAVDRECELKSASEDKAVVRYARHPLDIDEVRAHIEAGKLPTRLAMTWDERVSFVLTEGLQLKKVALLDTVLDGQDEDGGFDADVAIATGELSRLIADLVLALGGEGRGVPNAPAAVPAPAASADDAPF; this comes from the coding sequence GTGTTCAAGAACATCATCGCCTACCGCATTGCCGAAGGCTGGCAGCCCGACCTGACGGCGGTCGAGGAGGCCCTGGCGGCCCTGCCCTTTGCCGAATGCGGCGCCACGCAGGAGCGCTCGGCCGGCTGGGTGCCGGCGCGCGGCGAGGCGCACGGCGCCCTGGCCGAGAGCGTGGCCGGCCAATGGGTGCTGCGCTGGCACAGCGAGGCCAAGGTGCTGCCGGCCAGCGTGCTGGCGCGCAAGGTCAAGGAAAAGGCCGAGGCCATCGAGCGCCAGACCGGCAGGAAGCCCGGCAAGAAGGAGTCGCGCGAGTTGAAGGACGAGGCCAAGCTGGACCTGCTGCCCATGGCCTTCACCAAGCAGGGCAGCACCTGGGTCTGGATAGACCGCGAGGCGCGCACCCTGGTCATCGACGCCGGGGCCCAGGGCCGCGCCGACGAGATCACCACCGCGCTGGTCGAGCAGCTGCCCGGCCTGGCGCTGGCGCTCATCGACACCCAGACCAGCCCGCAGGCCGCCATGGCGCACTGGTTGCGCGAACAGGAGCCGCCGGCCGGCTTTGCCGTGGACCGCGAGTGCGAGCTCAAAAGCGCCTCCGAGGACAAGGCGGTGGTGCGCTACGCACGCCACCCGCTCGATATCGACGAGGTGCGCGCGCACATCGAGGCCGGCAAGCTGCCCACGCGCCTGGCCATGACCTGGGACGAGCGCGTGTCCTTCGTGCTGACCGAGGGGCTGCAGCTGAAGAAAGTGGCGCTGCTCGATACAGTGCTGGACGGCCAGGACGAGGACGGTGGCTTCGACGCCGACGTGGCGATCGCCACCGGCGAGCTGTCGCGCCTGATCGCCGACCTGGTGCTGGCGCTGGGCGGCGAGGGGCGCGGTGTGCCGAACGCGCCCGCTGCCGTGCCGGCGCCGGCGGCGAGCGCAGACGACGCCCCGTTCTGA
- a CDS encoding 3-deoxy-7-phosphoheptulonate synthase: MTTHTPRPSAAESGTLDTTRIDDLRIAAVRPLITPALLQEWLPTPPAAQQLVEDSRAAIASVLAGQDDRLIVVVGPCSIHDHGEALAYARHLKAQADALADELLIVMRVYFEKPRTTVGWKGYINDPHLDGSFAINEGLERARALLLDVLALGLPVGTEFLDLLSPQFISDLVSWGAIGARTTESQSHRQLASGLSCPVGFKNGTDGGVKVAADAMLAAQAPHAFMGMTKMGQAAIFETRGNRDCHVILRGGKAPNYDAAHVQAACELLAASGLREQVMVDLSHANSSKQHARQIEVGRDVAARIAAGDARITGVMIESHLEEGRQDIVPGQPLKAGVSVTDACISFAQTEPLLRELAAAVRARRAT, encoded by the coding sequence ATGACCACCCACACCCCCCGCCCGTCCGCCGCCGAGAGCGGCACCCTGGACACCACCCGCATCGACGACCTGCGCATCGCCGCCGTGCGCCCGCTCATCACGCCGGCGCTGCTGCAGGAATGGCTGCCCACGCCGCCGGCCGCGCAGCAGCTCGTCGAGGACAGCCGCGCCGCCATCGCGAGCGTGCTGGCCGGGCAGGACGACCGGCTGATCGTCGTCGTCGGCCCCTGCTCCATCCACGACCATGGCGAAGCGCTGGCGTATGCGCGCCACCTGAAGGCCCAGGCCGACGCGCTGGCGGATGAGCTGCTGATCGTCATGCGCGTGTACTTCGAGAAGCCGCGCACCACGGTGGGCTGGAAGGGTTACATCAACGATCCGCACCTGGATGGCAGCTTTGCCATCAACGAGGGGCTGGAGCGGGCACGGGCGCTCTTGCTGGACGTCCTGGCGCTGGGCCTGCCGGTGGGCACGGAATTTCTGGACCTGCTCAGCCCGCAGTTCATCAGCGACCTGGTCAGCTGGGGCGCCATCGGCGCGCGCACCACGGAAAGCCAGAGCCACCGGCAACTGGCCAGCGGCCTGTCGTGCCCGGTGGGCTTCAAGAACGGCACCGACGGCGGTGTGAAAGTCGCTGCCGACGCGATGCTCGCCGCGCAGGCGCCGCACGCCTTCATGGGCATGACCAAGATGGGCCAGGCCGCCATCTTCGAGACGCGCGGCAACCGGGACTGCCACGTCATCCTGCGCGGCGGCAAGGCGCCCAACTACGACGCCGCGCACGTGCAGGCAGCGTGCGAGTTGCTGGCGGCGAGCGGCCTGCGCGAACAGGTCATGGTCGACCTGTCGCACGCCAACAGCAGCAAGCAGCACGCGCGCCAGATCGAGGTCGGCCGCGACGTGGCTGCGCGAATCGCCGCGGGCGACGCGCGCATCACCGGCGTGATGATCGAAAGCCACCTGGAGGAGGGCCGCCAGGACATCGTGCCGGGCCAGCCGCTCAAAGCCGGCGTGTCGGTGACGGACGCGTGCATCAGCTTCGCGCAGACCGAGCCGCTGCTGCGCGAGTTGGCGGCCGCCGTGCGTGCGCGGCGCGCCACTTAG
- a CDS encoding nucleoside recognition domain-containing protein gives MAMNWVWIGLLVAGIATAAVRAALGEAEIFGALLKALFDGARSGFEISLGLAGIMALWLGLMRVGEKAGMVQALARAAAPLLRRLFPGVPEGHPAQGAMTLNVSANLLGLDNAATPLGLAAMRELQTLNREPGGTASDAQIMFVVMNTAGLTLIPTSVIAIRQSVAMQQGLGAGFNAADIFLPTLLATAISLLAGVLAVAWLQRLPLLRPRPLLALAAACALLAGVLALFARMPAAQAARITGSVGAAAILAIVLMFVLAGAWRRINVYDAFIEGAKDGFGVAVQIIPYLVAILAAIGVFRAAGCMDAILAVVARAVAAAGLDTGFLPALPVGLMKVLSGSGARALMVDVMQAHGVDSFPARLAAIIQGSTETTFYVLAVYFGSVGVKHTRHALACALIADAVGLVAAIGVGYALLR, from the coding sequence ATGGCCATGAACTGGGTCTGGATCGGCCTGCTGGTGGCCGGCATCGCTACCGCTGCGGTGCGCGCCGCCCTGGGCGAGGCAGAAATCTTCGGCGCGCTCTTGAAGGCCCTGTTCGACGGCGCACGCTCGGGCTTCGAGATCTCGCTGGGCCTGGCCGGCATCATGGCGCTGTGGCTGGGCCTGATGCGCGTGGGCGAGAAGGCGGGCATGGTGCAGGCGCTGGCGCGCGCGGCCGCGCCGCTCTTGCGGCGTCTGTTCCCCGGTGTGCCCGAGGGCCACCCGGCGCAGGGCGCCATGACGCTGAACGTCTCGGCCAACCTGCTGGGCCTGGACAACGCCGCCACGCCGCTGGGCCTGGCGGCGATGCGCGAGCTGCAGACGCTGAACCGCGAGCCGGGCGGCACGGCCAGCGACGCGCAGATCATGTTCGTGGTCATGAACACCGCCGGGCTGACGCTGATCCCGACCTCGGTCATCGCCATCCGCCAGAGCGTGGCCATGCAGCAGGGCCTGGGCGCGGGTTTCAACGCCGCCGATATTTTTTTGCCGACGCTGCTGGCCACGGCGATCTCGCTGCTGGCGGGCGTGCTGGCCGTCGCCTGGCTGCAGCGCCTGCCGCTGCTCAGGCCCCGGCCGCTGCTGGCGCTGGCCGCCGCCTGCGCGCTCCTGGCCGGCGTGCTGGCGCTGTTCGCGCGCATGCCGGCGGCGCAGGCCGCGCGCATCACCGGCAGCGTGGGCGCGGCGGCCATCCTGGCCATCGTGCTCATGTTCGTGCTGGCGGGCGCCTGGCGGCGCATCAACGTCTACGACGCTTTCATCGAGGGCGCCAAGGACGGCTTTGGCGTGGCGGTGCAGATCATTCCCTACCTGGTGGCCATCCTGGCCGCCATCGGCGTGTTCCGCGCCGCCGGCTGCATGGACGCGATCCTGGCCGTGGTGGCGCGCGCCGTGGCGGCGGCGGGGCTGGACACCGGCTTTTTGCCGGCGCTGCCGGTGGGGCTGATGAAGGTGCTGTCTGGCTCGGGCGCGCGGGCGCTGATGGTGGACGTGATGCAGGCGCACGGCGTCGATTCCTTCCCCGCGCGGCTGGCGGCCATCATCCAGGGCTCGACCGAGACCACGTTCTACGTGCTGGCCGTGTACTTCGGCAGCGTGGGCGTGAAGCACACGCGCCACGCCCTGGCCTGCGCGCTGATTGCCGACGCGGTGGGGCTGGTGGCGGCGATCGGCGTGGGGTATGCGCTGCTGCGCTGA
- a CDS encoding acyloxyacyl hydrolase, with amino-acid sequence MPLPAPHIVRRPFAVTGTGGAVASALALALLASQPALAQPAPQAGQADGPALYLQAGRARGDTDALTLGATLPWKSFRHELWGSELSGHWDLYVSRWSFDALPGGSGHSTLLGVTPVLRLTPEQGRSAFFVEAGIGATIADKRYRTPEREFSTRFNFASHLGAGLRLGARRQHEVMLRVQHVSNAGIKHPNPGNNFVQLRYALHF; translated from the coding sequence ATGCCCCTGCCTGCCCCTCACATCGTGCGCCGCCCGTTTGCCGTCACCGGCACGGGCGGCGCAGTCGCTTCCGCCCTCGCGCTGGCCTTGCTGGCCAGCCAGCCGGCGCTGGCGCAGCCGGCGCCACAGGCCGGACAGGCTGACGGCCCTGCCCTGTACCTGCAGGCCGGCCGCGCACGCGGCGACACCGACGCGCTGACGCTGGGCGCCACCCTGCCCTGGAAATCCTTTCGCCACGAACTATGGGGCAGCGAGCTGAGCGGGCACTGGGACCTGTATGTCAGCCGCTGGTCGTTCGACGCCCTGCCCGGCGGCAGCGGCCACAGCACGCTGCTGGGCGTCACGCCGGTGCTGCGCCTGACGCCTGAGCAGGGCCGCTCGGCCTTCTTCGTGGAGGCCGGCATCGGCGCGACGATCGCCGACAAGCGCTACCGCACGCCCGAGCGCGAGTTCAGCACGCGCTTCAACTTCGCCTCGCACCTGGGCGCCGGCCTGCGCCTGGGCGCGCGGCGCCAGCACGAGGTGATGCTGCGCGTGCAGCACGTCTCCAACGCCGGCATCAAGCACCCCAACCCGGGCAACAACTTCGTGCAGCTGCGCTACGCGCTGCACTTCTGA
- a CDS encoding roadblock/LC7 domain-containing protein encodes MLDPLSHPEMGAAPLRLLTITQFSDALRRLRQDTPGVLSATLASTDGLTIASTLSRSQEADRIAAMSGSISALAGALTRETGHETPERVILESSDGRIVAMSVPAATGEMVLAVVADPSALLGKLLWSCNAAAQALCECARHDTHSHASSPPATADS; translated from the coding sequence ATGCTTGATCCCTTGAGCCACCCCGAGATGGGCGCCGCTCCGCTGCGGCTGCTGACCATCACGCAGTTCTCGGACGCGCTCAGGCGCCTGCGCCAGGACACGCCCGGCGTGCTCAGCGCCACGCTGGCCAGCACCGACGGGCTGACCATCGCCTCCACGCTCTCGCGCAGCCAGGAGGCCGACCGCATCGCCGCCATGTCCGGCTCCATCAGCGCGCTGGCCGGCGCGCTGACGCGCGAGACCGGGCACGAGACGCCCGAGCGCGTGATCCTCGAATCCAGCGACGGGCGCATCGTCGCCATGAGCGTCCCAGCCGCCACCGGCGAGATGGTGCTGGCCGTCGTCGCCGACCCGTCGGCGCTGCTGGGCAAGCTGCTGTGGAGCTGCAACGCCGCCGCCCAGGCGCTGTGCGAATGCGCGCGCCACGACACCCATTCCCATGCATCCTCCCCGCCGGCGACGGCGGATTCCTGA
- a CDS encoding SLC13 family permease, producing the protein MTLQIALVLGIAAVAMYLFISERLRMDVVALLVLLALALTGLVTPGEALSGFSNDATITVAAMFILAAGIENTGALSAVGRLLAKSRSPTVFLLLLFGLLALVAPFVNNTAVVAVFIPIVINASMNIGMPPTKALIPLSYVSQMTGVWTLIGTSTNLIVNSVAKDLGFRGFSMFEFLPLGLICWVAGCIYLLTLGRWMLPTQGDLDLPATQESGHYVTELVVGEDSGGLGQTLEEADITHKYKVYVLQLWRGAERMWWPKSEKLQQGDVLLVRGRWPRLEKLREGLGLHFQGEVRPRGRAPDDEEGEQAERDKQVMVEVMIPSNSPLLSRSIQAVDRRLPRHNSILGIQRRGQVIREHLDGVRLRVGDILLVLMREGEVGRLRNNNSIIVLSERAAPLPQGWRAPFALAVMAAVVASAALGLVSISIAALAGAVAMVLARCIDVDNLYDAIDGRILLMMAGLLPLGTAVNNSGAAQFIVDHTIGLVSGYGPHVVLAVLYLIALLLSEMMSHAAAAVLLTPIAMSVARLMSADPTPFLIAVMFSASTSFLTPVGYQTNTMVYSAGGYRFADFLKVGTPLNLIFWIAGVVFIPMFWPFNP; encoded by the coding sequence ATGACCTTGCAGATCGCCCTCGTGCTGGGCATCGCCGCCGTGGCGATGTATTTGTTCATCAGCGAACGCCTGCGCATGGACGTGGTGGCACTGCTGGTGCTGCTGGCGCTGGCGCTCACCGGCCTGGTCACGCCGGGCGAAGCGCTGAGCGGCTTTTCCAACGACGCCACCATCACCGTGGCGGCGATGTTCATCCTGGCCGCGGGCATCGAGAACACCGGCGCGCTGTCGGCCGTCGGGCGGCTGCTGGCCAAGAGCCGCTCGCCCACGGTGTTTTTGCTGCTGCTGTTCGGCCTGCTGGCGCTGGTGGCGCCGTTTGTCAACAACACGGCGGTGGTGGCGGTGTTCATCCCCATCGTCATCAACGCCAGCATGAACATCGGCATGCCGCCGACCAAGGCGCTGATCCCGCTGTCCTACGTCTCGCAGATGACGGGGGTGTGGACGCTGATCGGCACCTCGACCAACCTGATCGTCAATTCGGTGGCCAAGGACCTGGGCTTTCGCGGCTTTTCCATGTTCGAGTTCCTGCCGCTGGGCCTGATCTGCTGGGTCGCCGGTTGTATCTACCTGCTGACCCTGGGCCGCTGGATGCTGCCAACCCAAGGCGATCTGGACCTGCCGGCGACGCAGGAATCGGGCCACTACGTGACCGAGCTGGTGGTGGGCGAGGACTCCGGCGGCCTGGGCCAGACGCTGGAGGAGGCCGACATCACGCACAAGTACAAGGTCTACGTGCTGCAGCTGTGGCGCGGCGCCGAGCGCATGTGGTGGCCCAAGTCGGAAAAGCTCCAGCAGGGCGACGTGCTGCTGGTGCGCGGGCGCTGGCCGCGGCTGGAGAAGCTGCGCGAGGGCCTGGGCCTGCACTTTCAGGGCGAGGTCAGGCCGCGCGGGCGCGCGCCGGATGATGAGGAAGGCGAGCAGGCCGAGCGCGACAAGCAGGTCATGGTCGAGGTGATGATTCCCTCCAACTCGCCGCTGCTCTCGCGCAGCATCCAGGCCGTGGACCGGCGCCTGCCGCGGCACAACTCGATCTTGGGCATACAGCGGCGCGGCCAGGTCATCCGCGAGCACCTGGACGGCGTGCGCCTGCGCGTGGGCGACATCCTGCTGGTGCTGATGCGCGAGGGCGAGGTCGGCCGGCTGCGCAACAACAACTCGATCATCGTGCTGTCCGAGCGCGCCGCGCCGCTGCCGCAGGGCTGGCGCGCGCCGTTCGCGCTGGCTGTCATGGCGGCGGTGGTGGCCAGCGCGGCCCTGGGGCTGGTCAGCATCTCGATTGCCGCCCTGGCCGGCGCCGTGGCCATGGTGCTGGCGCGCTGCATCGACGTGGACAACCTGTACGACGCCATCGACGGGCGCATCCTGCTGATGATGGCCGGCCTGCTGCCCCTGGGCACGGCGGTCAACAACAGTGGCGCGGCGCAGTTCATCGTGGACCACACCATCGGCCTGGTCAGCGGGTACGGTCCGCACGTGGTGCTGGCGGTGCTGTACCTGATCGCGCTGCTGCTCAGCGAGATGATGAGCCACGCGGCCGCGGCGGTGCTGCTCACGCCGATCGCCATGTCGGTGGCGCGCCTGATGAGCGCCGACCCCACGCCGTTTCTGATCGCCGTGATGTTCTCGGCCTCGACCAGCTTTCTGACCCCCGTGGGCTACCAGACCAACACCATGGTCTACAGCGCCGGGGGCTACAGGTTCGCGGATTTCCTGAAGGTGGGCACGCCCTTGAATCTGATCTTCTGGATCGCCGGCGTGGTCTTCATCCCGATGTTCTGGCCGTTCAACCCTTGA
- a CDS encoding enoyl-CoA hydratase — translation MTFDTIRVREHGAVRRILLAREAQRNAQNRQMLDELMRAFDDARADEQVRVVVLGGEGAHFSAGHDLKQAQAERADFTVEQRWAFEELRYFDYSMRIWDFPKPTIAQVQGACVAGGFMIANMCDLVVAGESAYFSDPVGHTLGAAATEVLIHPWVMGARKAKELLFTGERLSAQEAHAIGMVNRVVPDADLDEATLALAQGIAKAPPFGLRLIKRSINRSLDAQGLRAALAAHFDTHQLSHLSDGFLNARDGGLSNAIQKTREAAS, via the coding sequence ATGACATTCGACACGATCAGGGTGCGGGAGCACGGCGCGGTGCGCCGCATCCTGCTGGCGCGCGAGGCCCAGCGCAACGCGCAGAACCGCCAGATGCTCGACGAGCTGATGCGGGCCTTCGACGACGCGCGCGCCGACGAACAGGTACGCGTGGTGGTGCTGGGCGGCGAGGGCGCGCATTTCTCGGCCGGGCACGACCTCAAGCAGGCCCAGGCCGAGCGCGCCGATTTCACCGTGGAGCAGCGCTGGGCGTTCGAGGAGCTGCGCTACTTCGACTACTCGATGCGCATCTGGGACTTCCCCAAGCCGACCATCGCCCAGGTGCAGGGCGCCTGCGTGGCCGGCGGCTTCATGATCGCCAACATGTGCGACCTGGTGGTCGCCGGCGAGTCGGCGTACTTCTCCGACCCGGTGGGCCACACGCTGGGCGCGGCCGCCACCGAGGTGCTGATCCACCCCTGGGTCATGGGCGCGCGCAAGGCCAAGGAGCTGCTGTTCACAGGCGAGCGGCTCAGCGCACAGGAGGCGCACGCCATCGGCATGGTCAACCGCGTGGTGCCCGATGCCGATCTGGACGAGGCCACGCTGGCGCTGGCCCAGGGCATTGCCAAGGCGCCGCCCTTCGGCCTGCGCCTGATCAAGCGCTCGATCAACCGCAGCCTGGACGCGCAGGGCCTGCGCGCGGCGCTGGCGGCGCACTTCGACACGCACCAGCTGTCGCACCTGAGCGATGGCTTTTTGAATGCGCGCGACGGCGGCCTGTCCAACGCCATCCAGAAAACCCGCGAGGCGGCCAGCTGA